One segment of Massilia sp. Se16.2.3 DNA contains the following:
- a CDS encoding NADH-quinone oxidoreductase subunit D, whose protein sequence is MAELKNYTLNFGPQHPAAHGVLRLVLELDGEVIQRADPHIGLLHRGTEKLAETRTYLQSVPYMDRLDYVSMMCNEHGYVLAVEKLLGIEAPLRAQYIRVMFDEITRLLNHLMWLGAHALDIGAMGPFLYAFRDREDLFDVYEAVSGARMHAAYYRPGGVYRDLPDFMPKHKESIIRSKKAIDQLNEDRQGSVLDFIESFTKRFDGYVDEYETLLTDNRIWKQRTVGIGVVSPEDAKAMGFTGAMLRGSGVAWDLRKTQPYAVYDRLDFDIPVGTNGDSYDRYLVRVEEMRQSNRIIKQCVTWLRANQGPVMIDNYKIVPPAREDMKSNMESLIHHFKLFTEGFHVPEGEAYAAIEHPKGEFGIYIVSDGANKPYRLKIRTPDYAHLQSLDEMARGHMIADAVTIIGTQDIVFGSIDR, encoded by the coding sequence ATGGCTGAGCTTAAGAATTACACCCTGAACTTTGGTCCGCAGCACCCGGCAGCGCACGGCGTGCTGCGCCTGGTCCTGGAACTGGACGGCGAAGTGATCCAGCGTGCCGACCCGCACATTGGCCTGCTGCACCGCGGCACCGAGAAACTGGCCGAGACCCGTACCTACCTGCAGTCCGTGCCCTACATGGACCGCCTCGACTACGTGTCGATGATGTGCAACGAGCACGGCTATGTGCTGGCGGTGGAAAAGCTGCTGGGCATCGAAGCACCGCTGCGCGCCCAGTACATCCGCGTCATGTTCGACGAGATCACCCGTTTGCTGAACCACCTGATGTGGCTGGGCGCGCACGCGCTCGACATCGGTGCGATGGGCCCGTTCCTGTACGCCTTCCGCGACCGCGAAGACCTGTTCGACGTCTACGAAGCTGTTTCGGGTGCACGCATGCACGCGGCATACTATCGCCCGGGCGGCGTGTATCGCGACCTGCCGGACTTCATGCCGAAGCACAAGGAATCGATCATTCGCAGCAAGAAGGCGATCGACCAGCTCAACGAAGACCGCCAGGGTTCGGTGCTCGACTTCATCGAGTCCTTCACCAAGCGCTTCGACGGCTATGTCGACGAATACGAGACCCTGCTGACCGATAACCGTATCTGGAAGCAGCGTACCGTCGGCATCGGCGTGGTGTCGCCGGAAGACGCGAAAGCCATGGGCTTCACCGGCGCCATGCTGCGCGGTTCGGGCGTGGCCTGGGACCTGCGCAAGACCCAGCCGTACGCAGTCTACGACCGCCTCGACTTCGATATCCCGGTCGGCACCAACGGCGACTCCTACGACCGCTACCTGGTCCGCGTGGAAGAGATGCGCCAGTCGAACCGCATCATCAAGCAGTGCGTGACCTGGCTGCGTGCGAACCAGGGCCCGGTGATGATCGACAACTACAAGATCGTCCCGCCTGCGCGCGAAGACATGAAGTCGAACATGGAATCGCTGATCCACCACTTCAAGCTGTTTACCGAAGGCTTCCACGTGCCCGAAGGCGAGGCGTATGCCGCCATCGAGCACCCGAAGGGCGAGTTCGGCATCTACATCGTCTCCGACGGCGCCAACAAGCCCTACCGCCTGAAGATCCGCACGCCCGACTATGCGCACCTGCAGAGCCTGGACGAGATGGCACGCGGCCACATGATCGCCGACGCCGTCACGATCATCGGTACCCAGGACATCGTGTTCGGCTCTATTGACCGATAA
- the nuoE gene encoding NADH-quinone oxidoreductase subunit NuoE, with product MLLSEQCYKKIDRELAKYPADQRQSAVMAALAHAQVELGWLSPETMQEVADYIGMPAIAVQEVATFYNMYNIRPVGKHKITVCTNLPCALSGGERAAKHLKDKLGVEFRSTTEDGQFTVLEGECMGACGDAPVMLVNNHRMCSFMSNEKIDALVDELKEQKQ from the coding sequence ATGTTGTTATCCGAGCAGTGCTATAAAAAAATCGATCGCGAGCTGGCCAAGTACCCGGCCGACCAGCGCCAGAGCGCCGTGATGGCCGCGCTGGCCCACGCCCAGGTCGAACTGGGCTGGCTGTCGCCCGAAACCATGCAGGAAGTCGCCGACTACATCGGCATGCCGGCGATCGCCGTGCAGGAAGTGGCGACCTTCTACAACATGTACAACATCCGCCCGGTCGGCAAGCACAAGATCACCGTGTGCACCAACCTGCCGTGCGCCCTGTCCGGTGGCGAGCGCGCCGCCAAGCACCTGAAGGACAAGCTCGGCGTCGAGTTCCGCAGCACCACCGAAGACGGCCAGTTTACCGTCCTCGAGGGCGAGTGCATGGGCGCCTGCGGCGATGCGCCGGTCATGCTGGTGAATAACCACCGCATGTGCTCGTTCATGAGCAACGAGAAGATCGACGCCCTGGTGGATGAATTGAAGGAACAGAAGCAATGA
- the tpiA gene encoding triose-phosphate isomerase: protein MRPKLVVGNWKMNGSRANNASLLAGIVAGLEGAKAACAVCVPAPYLQQCADTLAGTPLAWGAQDVSKHASGAYTGEVAASMLVDFACRYVIVGHSERRAYHGESDQLVAQKALAALEAGLTPIVCVGETLEEREAGQTTAVVNRQLSAVLELLDEASVARIVVAYEPVWAIGTGKTATPAMAQEVHAQLRAQLRQRSEAAAQVAILYGGSMKPENAAELMAQADIDGGLIGGAALKAADFLAIVNAA, encoded by the coding sequence ATGCGTCCCAAGCTCGTCGTAGGTAACTGGAAGATGAATGGCAGCCGCGCGAACAATGCGTCGCTGCTCGCTGGAATCGTCGCTGGACTCGAAGGCGCGAAGGCGGCCTGCGCGGTCTGCGTTCCCGCTCCCTATCTGCAGCAATGTGCCGACACCCTTGCCGGCACGCCCCTCGCATGGGGTGCGCAGGATGTGTCGAAGCACGCCAGCGGTGCCTATACGGGCGAAGTCGCCGCGTCGATGCTGGTCGATTTCGCTTGCCGCTACGTCATCGTCGGCCACTCGGAACGCCGCGCCTACCATGGCGAGAGCGATCAATTGGTGGCGCAGAAGGCGCTTGCAGCCCTCGAAGCCGGCCTGACCCCGATCGTGTGCGTCGGCGAAACCCTGGAAGAGCGCGAAGCAGGCCAGACTACCGCCGTCGTCAATCGCCAGCTGTCGGCAGTGCTCGAACTGCTTGACGAAGCGTCTGTCGCGCGTATCGTGGTGGCCTACGAACCCGTATGGGCGATCGGCACCGGCAAGACGGCCACGCCGGCCATGGCCCAGGAAGTGCATGCGCAACTGCGCGCCCAGCTGCGCCAGCGCAGCGAGGCGGCGGCGCAGGTCGCGATCCTGTACGGCGGCAGCATGAAGCCGGAGAACGCGGCCGAACTGATGGCGCAAGCCGACATCGACGGCGGCCTGATCGGCGGCGCCGCGCTGAAGGCGGCGGATTTCCTGGCGATCGTCAACGCTGCCTGA
- the secG gene encoding preprotein translocase subunit SecG, producing the protein MNVLFNLVVIVQVISALAIIGLVLLQHGKGADMGAAFGSGASGSLFGASGSSNFLSKSTALAAAIFFASTLGLASMANNRTGAAPSGGVMERMAQPGNGVPAPGGANVPATTAPATTAPSPTAGVPVAPASEVPAAPAQSAPAPAAPAAPATQQ; encoded by the coding sequence ATGAACGTGTTGTTCAATCTCGTAGTGATCGTGCAGGTCATCTCCGCCCTGGCCATCATCGGCCTGGTGCTGCTGCAGCATGGCAAGGGCGCCGACATGGGTGCCGCTTTCGGCTCCGGTGCATCGGGCAGCCTGTTCGGCGCCAGCGGTTCGTCGAACTTCCTGTCGAAGTCGACCGCCCTGGCCGCCGCGATCTTCTTCGCGTCGACCCTCGGCCTGGCTTCGATGGCCAACAACCGCACGGGCGCAGCACCGAGCGGCGGCGTGATGGAGCGCATGGCTCAGCCAGGCAATGGCGTGCCGGCACCTGGCGGCGCGAATGTTCCCGCCACGACGGCACCTGCCACGACCGCCCCGTCCCCAACCGCCGGCGTGCCTGTCGCCCCGGCGAGCGAGGTGCCGGCCGCGCCTGCGCAGAGCGCACCGGCGCCAGCTGCTCCGGCAGCTCCGGCTACGCAGCAGTAA
- a CDS encoding NADH-quinone oxidoreductase subunit C gives MTTKIEALQLALEKALGEGAAISAALGEVTVVVKAADYAQAMQTLRDDPSLAFEEMIDLCGVDYSQYGEGTYDGPRYAVVVHLLSLANNWRVRVRTFCPDDDMPLIASITGIWRAANWYEREAFDLFGILFDGHGDLRRILTDYGFIGHPFRKDFPISGYVEMRYDPEQKRVIYQPVTIEPRENIPRVIREETYGMK, from the coding sequence ATGACAACGAAAATCGAAGCCCTCCAACTCGCCCTGGAAAAAGCACTGGGCGAGGGCGCCGCCATTAGCGCGGCGCTTGGCGAAGTGACCGTGGTGGTCAAGGCCGCCGACTATGCGCAAGCGATGCAGACCCTGCGCGACGATCCTTCGCTCGCATTCGAGGAAATGATCGACTTGTGCGGCGTCGACTACTCCCAATATGGGGAAGGTACTTACGACGGCCCGCGCTACGCGGTCGTCGTGCACCTGCTGTCGCTGGCCAATAACTGGCGCGTGCGCGTGCGTACTTTCTGCCCGGACGACGACATGCCCCTGATCGCATCGATCACCGGCATCTGGCGTGCCGCCAACTGGTACGAGCGCGAAGCGTTCGACCTGTTCGGCATCCTGTTCGACGGTCACGGCGACCTGCGCCGCATCCTGACCGACTATGGCTTCATCGGCCACCCGTTCCGCAAGGACTTCCCGATCTCGGGTTACGTCGAAATGCGCTACGACCCCGAGCAGAAGCGCGTGATCTACCAACCCGTGACGATCGAGCCGCGTGAGAACATCCCGCGCGTGATCCGCGAAGAAACCTACGGGATGAAATAA
- a CDS encoding NADH-quinone oxidoreductase subunit A yields the protein MNLENYFPVLLFILIGVGVGVAPQVLGYLLGPNRPDAAKLSPYECGFEAFEDARMKFDVRYYLVAILFILFDLETAFFFPWGVSMRELGWTGFVTMMVFIAEFVVGFWYIWKKGALDWE from the coding sequence GTGAACCTCGAAAATTACTTCCCCGTTCTTCTCTTCATCCTGATCGGTGTCGGCGTTGGTGTCGCGCCCCAGGTGCTCGGCTACCTGCTCGGTCCGAATCGCCCTGATGCGGCAAAACTCTCCCCCTACGAATGCGGCTTCGAAGCCTTCGAAGACGCGCGCATGAAGTTCGACGTTCGCTACTATCTCGTGGCGATCCTCTTTATTTTGTTTGATCTGGAAACGGCATTCTTCTTCCCATGGGGCGTCTCGATGCGCGAACTGGGCTGGACCGGTTTCGTGACGATGATGGTGTTCATCGCCGAGTTCGTCGTCGGGTTCTGGTACATCTGGAAGAAAGGTGCCCTTGATTGGGAATAA
- the nuoF gene encoding NADH-quinone oxidoreductase subunit NuoF produces MTSLHDRHINPLILKDLNGDNWRLDDYVKRGGYSALRRILEGGITQEQVIADLKASGLRGRGGAGFPTGLKWSFMPRQFPGQKYLVCNTDEGEPGTFKDRDIIRYNPHALIEGMAIGAYAMGITVGYNYIHGEIFQEYLRFEEALEEARAAGFLGDNIMGSTFSFQLHAAHGYGAYICGEETALLESLEGKKGQPRFKPPFPASFGLYGKPTTINNTETFAAVPFIMNVGPENYMGMGKPNNGGTKIFSISGDVERPGNYEIPLGTPFAKLLELAGGMRGGKKIKAVIPGGSSAPVIRGEVMMETDMDYDSIAKAGSMLGSGAVIVMDETRCMVKSLLRLSYFYYEESCGQCTPCREGTGWLYRMVHRIENGQGRPEDIELLNNVAFNIKGRTICALGEAAAMPVEAMIKNFREEFIHHIEHKQCLVPTYL; encoded by the coding sequence ATGACCAGCCTGCATGACCGTCACATCAATCCGCTGATCCTGAAGGATCTGAACGGCGACAACTGGCGTCTCGACGATTACGTGAAGCGCGGCGGCTACTCGGCCCTGCGCCGTATCCTCGAAGGCGGCATCACCCAGGAACAGGTCATTGCCGACCTGAAGGCCTCGGGCCTGCGCGGCCGCGGCGGCGCCGGTTTCCCGACCGGCCTGAAGTGGAGCTTCATGCCGCGCCAGTTCCCGGGCCAGAAATACCTCGTCTGCAATACCGACGAAGGCGAGCCGGGCACGTTCAAGGACCGCGACATCATCCGTTATAACCCCCATGCGCTGATCGAAGGCATGGCCATCGGCGCCTACGCGATGGGCATCACCGTGGGCTACAACTACATCCACGGCGAGATCTTCCAGGAATACCTGCGTTTCGAAGAAGCGCTGGAAGAGGCGCGTGCCGCCGGCTTCCTGGGCGATAACATCATGGGTTCGACCTTCAGCTTCCAGCTGCACGCCGCCCACGGTTACGGCGCCTACATCTGCGGCGAAGAAACCGCGCTGCTGGAGTCGCTCGAGGGTAAAAAAGGCCAGCCGCGCTTCAAGCCGCCGTTCCCGGCCTCGTTCGGCCTGTACGGCAAGCCGACCACGATCAACAACACCGAGACCTTCGCCGCCGTGCCGTTCATCATGAACGTCGGCCCGGAGAACTACATGGGCATGGGCAAGCCGAACAACGGCGGCACCAAGATCTTCTCGATCTCGGGCGACGTCGAGCGTCCAGGCAACTACGAGATCCCGCTGGGCACGCCGTTCGCCAAGCTGCTCGAGCTGGCCGGCGGCATGCGCGGCGGCAAGAAGATCAAGGCCGTGATTCCAGGCGGTTCGTCGGCACCGGTGATTCGTGGCGAAGTCATGATGGAAACCGACATGGACTATGATTCGATCGCGAAAGCGGGCTCGATGCTCGGTTCCGGCGCCGTCATCGTCATGGACGAGACCCGCTGCATGGTCAAGTCGCTGCTGCGCCTGTCCTATTTCTATTACGAAGAGTCCTGCGGCCAGTGCACGCCCTGCCGCGAAGGCACCGGCTGGCTGTACCGCATGGTGCACCGTATCGAAAACGGACAAGGCCGTCCGGAAGACATCGAACTCCTGAACAATGTGGCGTTCAACATCAAGGGCCGTACCATTTGCGCGCTCGGCGAAGCCGCCGCGATGCCTGTGGAAGCCATGATCAAGAACTTCCGTGAGGAATTCATTCATCACATCGAGCACAAGCAATGCCTCGTGCCCACCTACCTTTAA
- the nuoG gene encoding NADH-quinone oxidoreductase subunit NuoG: MVEIELDGKKVEVAPGSMVMDAANKLGTYIPHFCYHKKLSIAANCRMCLVEVEKAPKPMPACATPVSPGMIVRTHSDKAVQAQKSVMEFLLINHPLDCPICDQGGECQLQDLAVGYGKGNSRYQEEKRVVTPKEAGPLISMEEMARCIQCTRCVRFGQEVAGVMEFGMVGRGEHSEITTFVGKTVDSEVSGNMIDLCPVGALTSKPFRFSARPWELQRRKSISPHDSLGTNLIVQVKGGKVMRVLPLENEKINECWLSDKDRFSYEALDNADRLINPMIKQGGQWQETDWQTALEYVAHGLRNIRHEHGADSIAAVATAHSTVEELHLLNKAMRGFGVNAVDFRLRQSDFALDGQVTPWLGMPIAELSNLKRVLVIGSFLRKDHPLVATRLRQAVKGGAKLSILHGSDEDNLIPTAAKMIAAPTDWLAALSEIVSAVAAAKEVQAPAGFENVQAGDVAKAIAASLVAVGSELPGAVLLGNAATHHPQASQIHAAAQWIANAVGASFGSFVEAANTVGGYLVGATTSQNLFATPKKAFVLLNAEPELDAANPQQALGALQGAEMVVAMSPFKHGMDYADVLLPISPFTETAGTFVNCEGRAQSFNGTVKPLGETRPAWKVLRVLGNLLGLSGFEFDTAESIRDEALGKGVTDHSAKLNNVAKLAPQAAARSEEQGSLQRLADVPIYFADAIARRSEPLLRTADGQQPLARLPRALAERLGVKAGDVVKVTQGNGSALLVADIDARLPANVVRVAAAHPATASLGAMFGAIQVEKAGEGN, translated from the coding sequence ATGGTTGAAATTGAATTAGACGGCAAGAAAGTCGAAGTCGCACCAGGTTCCATGGTGATGGACGCCGCAAACAAACTCGGGACCTATATCCCGCACTTCTGCTATCACAAGAAATTGTCGATCGCAGCGAACTGCCGTATGTGCCTGGTCGAGGTCGAGAAGGCACCGAAGCCGATGCCTGCCTGCGCCACGCCAGTCTCGCCCGGCATGATCGTGCGCACCCACAGCGACAAGGCCGTGCAGGCGCAGAAGTCGGTGATGGAATTCCTCCTGATTAACCACCCGCTGGACTGCCCGATCTGCGACCAGGGCGGCGAATGCCAGCTGCAGGATCTGGCCGTCGGCTACGGCAAGGGCAACTCGCGCTACCAGGAAGAAAAGCGCGTCGTCACCCCGAAGGAAGCCGGTCCGCTGATCTCGATGGAAGAGATGGCCCGCTGCATCCAGTGCACCCGTTGCGTGCGTTTCGGCCAGGAAGTGGCCGGCGTCATGGAATTCGGCATGGTCGGCCGCGGCGAGCATTCGGAAATCACTACTTTTGTGGGCAAGACCGTCGACTCTGAAGTGTCGGGCAACATGATCGACCTGTGCCCGGTCGGCGCGCTGACGAGTAAACCTTTCCGCTTCTCGGCACGTCCATGGGAACTGCAGCGCCGCAAGTCGATTTCCCCGCACGACTCGCTCGGTACCAACCTGATCGTCCAGGTCAAGGGCGGTAAAGTGATGCGCGTGCTGCCGCTGGAAAACGAAAAGATCAACGAGTGCTGGCTGTCCGACAAGGACCGCTTCTCGTACGAAGCGCTGGACAATGCCGACCGCCTGATCAACCCGATGATCAAGCAGGGCGGACAGTGGCAGGAAACCGACTGGCAGACGGCGCTGGAATACGTCGCCCACGGCCTGCGCAACATCCGCCATGAACACGGCGCCGACAGCATCGCCGCGGTCGCCACCGCGCACTCGACCGTCGAAGAACTGCACCTGCTGAACAAGGCCATGCGCGGCTTCGGCGTCAATGCCGTCGACTTCCGCCTGCGCCAGAGCGATTTCGCCCTGGACGGCCAGGTCACCCCATGGCTGGGCATGCCGATCGCCGAACTGTCGAACCTGAAGCGCGTGCTGGTCATCGGTTCCTTCCTGCGCAAGGATCACCCGCTGGTCGCGACCCGCCTGCGCCAGGCAGTCAAGGGCGGCGCCAAGCTGTCGATCCTGCATGGTTCGGACGAGGACAACCTGATCCCGACCGCCGCGAAAATGATCGCCGCGCCGACCGACTGGCTCGCTGCGCTGTCGGAAATCGTCTCGGCTGTCGCCGCTGCGAAAGAGGTCCAGGCCCCTGCCGGCTTCGAGAACGTGCAGGCCGGCGACGTGGCGAAAGCCATCGCCGCTTCGCTGGTTGCCGTGGGTAGCGAGCTGCCGGGCGCCGTGCTGCTGGGTAACGCCGCCACGCACCACCCGCAAGCCTCGCAAATCCACGCCGCCGCGCAATGGATCGCCAACGCCGTCGGCGCCAGCTTCGGTTCCTTCGTCGAAGCGGCCAATACCGTCGGCGGCTACCTGGTCGGTGCCACCACCAGCCAGAACCTGTTCGCCACGCCGAAGAAAGCCTTCGTGCTGCTGAACGCCGAGCCGGAACTCGACGCCGCCAACCCGCAGCAGGCCCTGGGCGCACTGCAGGGCGCCGAGATGGTCGTGGCCATGTCGCCGTTCAAGCACGGCATGGACTATGCCGACGTGCTGCTGCCGATCTCGCCGTTCACCGAGACCGCCGGTACGTTTGTGAACTGCGAAGGCCGTGCACAGAGCTTCAACGGCACCGTCAAGCCGCTGGGCGAAACCCGTCCGGCCTGGAAAGTGCTGCGCGTGCTGGGCAACCTGCTCGGCCTCTCGGGCTTCGAGTTCGACACCGCCGAATCGATCCGCGACGAAGCGCTGGGCAAAGGTGTAACGGACCATTCGGCCAAGCTGAACAACGTGGCCAAGCTGGCGCCGCAAGCTGCTGCACGCTCTGAAGAGCAGGGCAGCCTGCAACGCCTCGCCGACGTGCCGATCTATTTCGCCGACGCCATCGCGCGCCGCTCGGAACCGCTGCTGCGTACGGCCGACGGCCAGCAGCCGCTGGCACGCCTGCCGCGCGCCCTGGCCGAACGCCTCGGCGTGAAAGCCGGCGACGTCGTCAAGGTCACGCAAGGCAATGGCAGCGCGCTGCTGGTCGCCGACATCGACGCTAGATTGCCGGCGAACGTCGTGCGCGTGGCCGCCGCCCATCCGGCAACCGCAAGTCTGGGCGCGATGTTCGGCGCCATCCAAGTTGAAAAAGCAGGGGAGGGCAACTAA
- a CDS encoding NAD(P)H-quinone oxidoreductase has product MRAIEITQPGKPEVLQPCERPLPVLKDGEILIRVHAAGINRPDVLQRLGHYPVPPGASDLPGLEVAGEIVDGILAGSGFAKGDMVCALVQGGGYAEYCAAPLAQCLPVPGGLSAVEAASLPETFFTVWTNVFDRAGLSEGETLLVQGGTSGIGVTAIQLASALGHRVFATAGSDEKCRACEALGAERGINYRNEDFVAVVKDLTGGRGVDVVLDMVAGDYVAREIDCLADDGRIALIALLGGAKANVDLGQVLRRRLSISGSTLRPRPVAFKAAIAQKLRERAWPLIEQGRIKPVIYKTFPLEEAAAAHALMESSTHVGKIVLQVV; this is encoded by the coding sequence ATGCGCGCAATCGAAATCACCCAGCCCGGCAAACCCGAGGTCCTGCAGCCCTGCGAGCGGCCCCTGCCGGTTCTGAAGGATGGCGAGATCCTGATCCGCGTGCATGCGGCCGGCATCAACCGTCCCGACGTGCTGCAGCGCCTCGGCCACTATCCGGTGCCGCCGGGTGCATCCGACCTGCCGGGGCTGGAAGTGGCGGGCGAGATCGTCGACGGCATTCTTGCCGGCAGCGGCTTCGCGAAGGGCGACATGGTATGCGCGCTGGTGCAGGGCGGCGGCTATGCCGAGTATTGCGCCGCGCCCTTGGCACAGTGCCTGCCGGTGCCAGGCGGACTCAGCGCCGTCGAGGCCGCCTCGCTTCCGGAAACCTTCTTTACCGTGTGGACCAATGTGTTCGACCGCGCGGGACTCTCCGAGGGCGAGACGCTGCTGGTGCAGGGCGGTACTTCCGGCATCGGCGTGACTGCGATTCAGCTCGCCAGTGCCCTTGGCCACCGGGTATTTGCCACTGCCGGCAGCGATGAGAAATGCCGCGCCTGTGAAGCACTCGGCGCCGAGCGCGGCATCAATTACCGGAATGAAGACTTCGTTGCCGTCGTCAAGGACCTGACCGGCGGGCGTGGCGTGGACGTCGTGCTCGACATGGTGGCGGGCGACTACGTGGCGCGCGAGATCGACTGCCTGGCCGACGACGGCCGCATCGCGCTGATCGCGCTGCTGGGCGGGGCGAAGGCAAACGTCGACCTGGGCCAGGTGCTGCGCCGGCGCCTCTCCATCAGCGGCTCGACGCTACGGCCGCGGCCGGTGGCGTTCAAGGCGGCGATCGCGCAGAAACTGCGCGAGCGGGCATGGCCGTTGATCGAGCAGGGCCGGATCAAGCCGGTGATCTACAAGACCTTCCCGCTGGAGGAAGCCGCGGCGGCGCATGCGCTGATGGAGTCGAGCACGCATGTGGGAAAGATCGTGTTGCAGGTGGTGTGA
- a CDS encoding NADH-quinone oxidoreductase subunit B family protein — protein sequence MAIHEGVLNEGFITTTADKLINWARTGSMFPMTFGLACCAVEMMHVGAARYDLDRFGIVFRPSPRQSDVMIVAGTLCNKMAPALRKVYDQMAEPRWVISMGSCANGGGYYHYSYSVVRGCDRIVPVDVYVPGCPPTAEALLYGIMQLQNKIKRTNTIAR from the coding sequence ATGGCTATTCATGAAGGCGTCTTAAACGAAGGTTTCATTACCACCACAGCCGATAAGCTGATCAACTGGGCGCGCACGGGATCGATGTTCCCGATGACGTTTGGCCTGGCCTGTTGCGCGGTCGAGATGATGCATGTGGGCGCAGCCCGCTATGACCTCGACCGCTTTGGCATTGTGTTCCGTCCATCGCCACGCCAGTCCGACGTGATGATCGTGGCCGGCACGCTGTGCAACAAGATGGCACCGGCACTGCGCAAGGTCTACGACCAGATGGCCGAGCCGCGCTGGGTCATCTCGATGGGTTCCTGCGCCAACGGCGGCGGCTACTACCACTACTCGTACTCGGTGGTGCGTGGCTGCGACCGCATCGTGCCGGTCGACGTGTACGTGCCGGGCTGCCCGCCGACCGCCGAAGCCCTGCTGTACGGAATCATGCAGCTGCAGAACAAGATCAAGCGCACCAACACCATCGCGCGTTAA
- the nuoH gene encoding NADH-quinone oxidoreductase subunit NuoH, whose protein sequence is MATPGYIDSFYEFGASSPIAPVWPVIWTVIKILCVLLPLMGLVAYATLWERKLIGWIQIRVGPNRVGPAGLLQPIADALKLLLKEIVIPAKATTKLFVLGPIMTIMPALAAWSVVPFGPGAALANVNAGLLLLLAITSIEVYGIIIAGWSSNSKYAFMGAMRASAQMISYEIPMGFVMVVVLMVSGSLNFSDIVAGQAVGMAASHGLNLFSWNWLPLLPLFAIYFISGLAECNRHPFDVVEGESEIVAGHMVEYSGMSYAMFMLAEYANMILISTLASIMFLGGWHAPFSFLEFGGAFGGFFWLFLKMFLLVSLMIWVRGTFPRYRYDQIMRLGWKVFIPVTLVWLVLVAGVMQTSWNIWK, encoded by the coding sequence ATGGCAACGCCCGGTTATATCGATAGTTTCTACGAGTTCGGCGCGTCCAGCCCGATCGCGCCGGTCTGGCCAGTCATCTGGACCGTGATCAAGATCCTGTGCGTGCTTCTGCCGCTGATGGGCCTGGTCGCCTACGCCACCCTGTGGGAACGTAAACTCATCGGCTGGATCCAGATCCGCGTCGGCCCGAACCGCGTGGGTCCGGCCGGCCTGCTGCAGCCGATCGCCGACGCGCTCAAGCTGCTGCTGAAAGAGATCGTGATCCCGGCGAAAGCCACCACCAAGCTCTTCGTGCTGGGCCCGATCATGACGATCATGCCGGCACTGGCCGCCTGGTCGGTCGTGCCTTTCGGCCCGGGTGCGGCGCTGGCCAACGTCAACGCCGGTTTGCTGCTGCTGCTGGCGATCACCTCGATCGAGGTGTACGGCATCATCATCGCCGGCTGGTCCTCGAACTCGAAGTACGCCTTCATGGGCGCAATGCGCGCCTCGGCCCAGATGATTTCGTATGAAATCCCGATGGGCTTCGTGATGGTCGTCGTGCTGATGGTGTCGGGTTCGCTGAACTTCTCGGACATCGTCGCCGGCCAGGCCGTCGGCATGGCTGCCAGCCATGGCCTGAACCTGTTCTCGTGGAACTGGCTGCCATTGCTGCCGCTGTTCGCGATCTACTTCATCTCGGGCCTGGCGGAATGCAACCGCCACCCCTTCGACGTGGTGGAAGGCGAGTCGGAAATCGTCGCCGGCCACATGGTGGAATACTCGGGCATGTCCTACGCGATGTTCATGCTGGCCGAATACGCCAACATGATCCTGATCTCCACCCTGGCATCGATCATGTTCCTCGGCGGCTGGCACGCACCGTTCTCCTTCCTGGAATTCGGCGGCGCATTCGGCGGCTTCTTCTGGCTGTTCCTGAAGATGTTCCTGCTCGTTTCGCTGATGATCTGGGTCCGCGGCACCTTCCCGCGTTACCGCTATGACCAGATCATGCGCCTGGGCTGGAAAGTCTTCATCCCGGTGACCCTGGTCTGGCTGGTGCTCGTCGCTGGCGTCATGCAGACGTCCTGGAATATTTGGAAGTAA